One window from the genome of Hoplias malabaricus isolate fHopMal1 chromosome X2, fHopMal1.hap1, whole genome shotgun sequence encodes:
- the LOC136676428 gene encoding ribosome biogenesis protein SLX9 homolog, with protein MVGKIKRARQKLHHGAVRIETENCSPAKLEKTHLNVQSKELKPIIKPPVLPGLQNYVPKPTGNPQDLKAFNFPKGIFADTTITPDVLVQTLKVNEPSPVAAKLTAEEPKGQEEKKQQSKKEKMKERRERWLNKISAFKVSREQQSALKRRQSTPVVGDMRVLVDALPELSSITENTTLTQRRKQGPVKKRKAEPTDYFRMKQGQKRKLLETEMSRFKRMMKDPAFKANPLAVIGEHLRKSLRQEDEQS; from the exons ATGGTGGGGAAAATAAAGAGAGCTCGACAGAAGCTCCACCACGGGGCAGTGAGGATAGAGACAGAGAATTGCTCTCCAGCAAAACTCGAGAAGACGCATTTAAATGTCCAGTCTAAAGAGTTAAAACCTATTATAAAACCTCCAGTTCTGCCAGGACTACAGAATTATGTACCAAAACCAACTGGAAACCCTCAGGACTTGAAG GCCTTTAACTTCCCAAAGGGAATATTCGCTGACACCACAATCACTCCAGATGTTTTGGTCCAGACTCTGAAGGTGAATGAACCTTCTCCAGTTGCAGCCAAGCTAACAGCAGAAGAACCTAAAg gtcaagaggagaagaaacagcagtcaaagaaagagaagatgaaggagagaagagagcgGTGGCTTAACA agATCAGTGCATTTAAAGTGTCTCGTGAGCAGCAGTCGGCGCTTAAACGGAGGCAGTCGACTCCAGTGGTAGGCGATATGAGGGTCCTCGTCGATGCTCTTCCAGAGCTCTCGTCCATCACAGAAAACACTACTCTGACACAAAGGAGAAAGCAAGG TCCAGTCAAGAAAAGGAAAGCTGAGCCCACAGACTATTTCCGCATGAAGCAAGGACAGAAAAGAAAATTACT ggagACAGAAATGTCCCGTTTCAAGCGGATGATGAAAGACCCCGCTTTCAAGGCCAACCCActcgctgtgattggagaacaCTTGAGGAAAAGCCTCCGACAGGAAGATGAACAGAGTTAA